The genomic region ATTCTAATAAACATGGAAGGGGAGATAGTTGGATTATCAACCGGGTCAGAGAAATTCTTGGCCTAAGATCATAGGGGCTGGGCCGGGAAGCCCCGACTACTTTACCTTGAAGCTAGTTAATAACTTGCGCGATGCTAGGAAAATAATTGCTACGAGGAGAGTTCTGAGTGCAGTAAGACCTTTCACTCACGCTGAACTCATTGAACTTGAGGAGGGTTCCAAGTTCTACTCTATGATTAAAAACGTCGAAGCAGAGAAAGGAACCTTGATCCTGTCAACGGGAGATCCAATGATAGCTGGAATAGGAAAATTCTTTCCACATAATGAAATAGAGCCAGGAATCAGTTCTATCCAGAAGTGTGCCTCACTAATACACAGGGAGATAACTAATAGTGCCATTATCTCTATAAGATATGGATATAATTATGAGAAAGTGGATGCAGTATTACGTCTTGGGTTGAGCGTTTTCCTCCTCCCAGAACCGGGGCTAACGGTAGGGGATAGTCTGAGAAAATTATTGTTGTATATTACGAGGCCTGAAAAGATGGAAGTCTCCGTCTGTCTTAATCTATCACTAGAGAACGAAAGAGTAATAAATGGAAAAATGTTGGAGCTCACTGACCTAAACGATAATGGGCTCAAGGTAATTTTCATCTCACCCTCCGTGAATTAAATTACCAGACAATGATGTGAAGCTACCCGAAATAGAATTTGCTGAATCGTTATTTGTGCCCAGTGGTATCGACGTAAGTTTCATGAAAAACGATGAAAGGTTTATCCTATTAACTTCGGCACTGGTTCAACCAAGAATTGAGATAAATGATAAGGTAACAGTATCCAGTAATTTGTGGAAGTTTCAGAGGGGAAACCATCTAGTGGAGATTGATGGCGAGAAAGAGAAGATTACTAAGTGCGAGCAGGAGGAATGTACAAAGGCGTGGTCTGTGCATTACGTGATAGTTGATGGACACGAATCTCCAATACTTGAATTTAAGAATAAATTCATCTTTAATGGTGAAGAATACAGTTCATTCAGGAGAATGCTAAGTCTTTCGTTCTTGGCTAAAAGGGATAAGGCAGTGGTATTTGTTGCTGGTAAGGTCTTTACTCATGAGGGGGTAAAGGCCATAGGTTTTACGAGGTTTGGCCTCTCGTTGGTGAATAATGGATTTACTACACTCTACACATGGGATGGGGCGTCTAAAGACATCCCCGTAGAGGGGATTGTTCTGAGAGTTCAGAAAGGTGAGGTCCTATACACCGACCTACGAAATAGAATACTCTCCAATGACAGAATAATAGGAATTTGTAACGGCATCTTTGATCTAATCTCTAAGGGACACGGATGGATTTTGGGTTCTTGCAATGGAGTGGCAAGGTACTATTTTCAGGGTGCATGGCGGGATCTTGAAACTAGTATAGATGTACTAAAGAGCGATGGAAGCCAAAATTTCCTCGGTATAGTTTCACGCAGGAAGGCGCTGATATTTGACCAGGATTTATCTCTGAGGTATAGGTTCAAGGAAAGCGTATTGGGCATAGGGCTAAGGAAGGCGGTAGTGTTCACTGGGACTAAACTGTTTAAGCTAGATTTGGTGAATGGTTATGATCCTGAGATATCGAAATTCTCAGAGGGGGTTATCATAAAGTATCCAGCGGGGTACAGCCTTGAGAAAAGTGAAAAACTGATTAACGTTGGCAGTATAGTTGAGAATGGGTATGTGACAGAGACCTTAGAGTACCTTGGGGATGACGGAAAAGAGGAGATTGTCATAAGTTCAGAATTCTTATCGCTTCCTCTTAAGGTTCAACTGGCCGTTTCACCAATTAAAATCATGTTTTATGGAAAAATATATGTTGCAGAGCAAAATGGTAAAACTAAGAACGGAGATGGGAACGCGATATTGTCTGGAAAAATAGTGTTATCTAGAAAACCCAAAGCAAAACTGAAATTATTTATATCTATTGAGTCAATGTCCAAAGATATTGAGATAGATTCGAATAAGGTGGAACTGTATATCCCCTTAAGGATAGGGTGGCATGAAAACGATGCTATACCCGTGAACTTCGACCTAAGACTTGAAGGCAAGAGCATATCGAAGGCCCAGTTTATCGTACCTCTGATCGGAGTCGAGAAACCTAAAAAAGCGAGAAGGATTAAAATTCAAAAGGGCCACGTCATACTAGATGTGGACAGGTATGAGGGAGAAATGTTCACATGGGATAACATGAGAGTGATCCCCACATATAATCAGCCCGTGATGATATCTCATATTTTTACAACAAACTCTAAAAATAGACTAGGTAAACGTATCAACTTTTCGGTTAAGCAGGGATCAGTCCTAATAAGAGCCGAAGACCTAATAGGTGATCCTAAAATAGAGATAGAGGGGAATCAACTATGTGTCACGCCAGTAGTAAATTTAGATACTATCATTCAAGTTTACTATGCGACCCATGTTTACACGGGGTTTAGGTCCAAAATCATATTTCCCCTAGATCCAGCATATAATACAATTCTAATTAGATTGTTTATAGGGAATACTACTATGGAAAAAACTTTCATGTTTGACTCGATAAGGCTAGGTCTAATTACAGCGGTAAGGTCTGCAAAAGCCTTATCCCAGACGACCGAAACTATTGGTGCACTCCCACTATCTTTTTAGTACGACTATCCTTGATGAGCAGAACACTCCTTGAGGAATATAATGTAATGGGAAGTAAGGTCTCCATCATCGACGAGGATGGACAGGGACTCTACATTGTTGAGGATCCAAGGATTTCCCGTGAGGAGTCATCGGCCATATCCTCCATAATGGATGAGATTTACTTTTCCTCAACATCCGTCTCAGACGCGGAGAATAAGCTACTGGAAATACTGAAAACGAAAAATATATCTCCAGAATTAAATGAAAAGATACTGAATATATTTAAAAAGAGAATACTTTATGATGAAATAACTGTGCCTGTGATGGATCCTGAGGTGGAGGAAATTGAGTGTATGGGTCCAGGCTTACCGCTTACCGTAATTCATAGAAAATATTCCAATTATATGAGGTTATACACCAACATAGTTTTGCCCAAGGAGGAAGATATACTTAGGATCATAGAAAAACTTGCAATAAAATCAAGTAAATCCGTTAATATTGCTAGACCCTATCTCGAATTTTCTCTCCCAGAAGGTCACAGGGTTGCTGCCACCGTATCCAATGAGATCTCGAACCCAGGTTCCACATTCGATATAAGGAAATTCCCTGTGTCTCCCATATCCCTAATTAAGCTGATTAAAGGTAACTCTCTCAGCGTCGAGATTGCATCCTATCTATGGTTCTTGCTAGATTACAAACCCTTTTATCTGATAGTGGGGTCCACAGGTTCAGGGAAAACCACATTTCTGAATGCCTTGCTAAACTTCGCTAATCCAGACGCAAAGATCCTAAGTATTGAGGATACGCCTGAGCTTAACCTTAGTGGGAAAAATTGGATAAGATTCTTTTCAAGGCAATCCCTAGTCTCGACGTATGACGTCACCATTGGTGAGCTATCAAGACTAGCCTTAAGATATAGGCCAGACTACCTGATCATAGGTGAAGTGAGGGGGAAGGAGATTGAGACCCTCATTCACGCCTCATCCTCGGGTCACGCGTCACTAAGCACTTTTCATGGGGGTAAACCCAGTGACGTCGTAACTAGGATTGTAAGCTTGCTTCCTAAGGAGCTTGCCATAATGTTCCTGAATAATGTGTGGGGCTTCATTCTAGTGGGAAGGAGAGTCGATGAAAACGGTAGAATAATTAAGGCTATAAATGCAATATATGAGACGCAAAAGATCAACGGCAAGACTAAATTCAGAAAAATAGTGTGGTGGTCGTTCAAGGATAAAATATATAAGCCAAATAATTTCAGTGAGCTATTAAAAATTTCCACTAAATTAAAGTTTATCTCGGATTCGTATGGGTTAAGCAAGTCCGATATCCTTGACGAACTGGAGAGAAGGAAAAATGTGATAGAGAAGTTGATAGCTGAGAACATTGCAGACAACGAGATGATTCAAGCAGAGATAGCCAAATTCTACAGGGAGAGGGGTCTAAATGTCCAAAGTACGATTTGAATTTAAGAATATTACCCTAAGGATGGGCAGGTTCCTTGAGTTCTTAGACAGGACAAGATATTTCCCGCTATTATCAACGATTCATCCCTTTAACTTGTTCCTCAGGCTCATAAGGCAGAACATTGAAGTGTATGGAGGAAGTATCTCAAGAGTGGAAAATCTTTCAAATAGATCATTCTTAATCTTTTTAATTTCATTGTCTCTCATTGGAATACTAGTATGGCACATGGGGATATACTTTGTTCCCCTATTAATTATACCAGTTCTAGTTTATTTACTTCCTGTTATCTATATACTAGCCTCCAAGATGGAATATTTATCCAGGTTAAATCTAGAGCTACTTCCATTTTCAATTCTTCTATATCTCAATGCGTCACTGGGAAAGGGGCTTTACGAAACATTCAACGATGTAAACCAGAGTTCCTTGTTCATTGCCTTCAGGAAAGAGTTTGAAATTATACAGAGGTATGGCATATTTCATGGTAAATCATTTCTCGATGGAATTCAGAGGAGAATAAAGAATCTCAGAACTGGCTTAATAGTAAAGTTATACTCGTCTTCGCTTTCAGGCCAATTTTTAGGCGTAACCATGGGTCAAAGGTCGCTGGAGTTCATTAATGACTTGCTAGGAAACATAAGGGAGGCCTTCAACAACTATGTTTCAAAGGCCTCCGAGATAGTTGAAGTCATTTTCTCCATCTTCCTCTTAGTCCCCCTAGTAGCCATAGGGTTTCAGGGATTATCTAGTAATAATAATGGTGAGATTCTTTTAATACCGTTACTATTTGCGCCTCTCATTTACCTATGGATATCCGTGTCCCAACCCAACATGGGTATCCATGTTAAAATTGGGAAATTACAATTGGTTGGTTTACTTCTGTCCACTGCACTATTGGCTCTACCATTCAATCTATTGCTCAGAGTAGGCATAACGTTCCTTGCAACTCAGCTGATTCTCTTTCCTTCCTACCTAGTAATTAAGAGAGATGAGAGTATTCTCGCCGATTTTCCAACCATATTAAGAGAGATAGGCGATTTCACTAAGCTCGGATATGGAATTAGGGCATCTATTCAAAGAATAAATTTCGATGAACTAGGCCTACACAAACCAACTGTAAAGTTCTTTGATAACGTAAAGAAACAGATTGGGATGGGAAACAATATCTATTTTGGATCTATTCAGAACGAACAGGTAAAGTTTATCGTGGAGCTATTGAACATCCTAGACAGGAAGGGTGGAGAAGGAGTCAGGGTGCTCCAGGAACTGAGCGACATGATATATTCGATCACATTATCCAGGACTAAGCTACAAAGAGAACTGAGTACGTTCAATATTCTTGCGCTTATTACTCCCGTACTTTTCTGGTTTTCCACTACTTCAATTGAAACAATTTCCAGTTTCTCTTCTTCCACTCTAGGCCTATTGAATTTAGGTTATAGCTTGACATTAAGCCTGTTATACACTAAGCTAAGTAAATTTACCTTCCTAAATCCTGTGGTATACATCTCTGTGACGTTAATATCGATATTACTTTCAATCCTCCCTCCAGGATTATTATCTTGACACTAGATTAGGTGATCCGACCTGAAACAGAAAAAAGGGGTCTCCTCTATCCTGGGTACTATCCTGATCATTTCCATAACGCTAGCTTTAGGGGGGCTACTCTATGGATACAGTAAGGGATTATTCAGCAATCTGTCAACTAATGAGAATCTATATACACAATATGATCTTCTCTCCTCCTCAAACATAGGGTTCCTACAATATACCCTAAAGAATCAAGGAAATGTTGCACTTCATGTTGAATATATCAAAATAGTAGGGAATAATACTAGCCAAGAAATACCTGTAAATGCCGTGATAGAGCCTGGACAGGAGATTCAGAACATATCCCAAGTATCAAACATTATCCCAGGGGACTACTATTCCGTCATTGTGGTGGCACAGAGCCCTAATGGACAACTATACGATACTGTCTCTAATGTACTGGCGGTGAGCCAATGAGGAGAGCTATATCTAAAGCAGTTTCAGAAATTTTTTCAACATTAATCGTTGCACTGATAGTTTTGGCCATGAGTGGTCCACTATTTTATTTCTATCATCAGATTAGCTCCACGCAAAAGAGCACTGTGAACTCGGTCATAAACAATGAAATCCTCTCCTCAGAGATGAAGATAAGGATTATCAAAATAGGAAACTTTTCAAATGATATATTTCTGTTTAATTACGGGAAAATAAATGTTCATATTGAAAGCGTAATAGTTGATGGAAAGATCATTGAAACCAATCAAGAGCTGTCAGCTGGCACAATGATATCCCTCTCCAGTTTAGTGGGAAATGTAACTGTAACAGGTCCCCTAATAATAAATGCTAACGGTCAATATTTCATTGAGTGATAATGTTCCCACTCACTGATGATAGTTTTTTCGAGTCAGATATTCCTGGGCCAACGAGACAGGAAATAAGAGCGGTATCTATTTCAAAATTGAAAGTCTTTCCAGGATGTAGGGTCCTTGAAGTCGGAACTGGTACTGGGGCCATCGCAGTTGACCTGGAGAGGTTTGGATGTTACGTTGTCTCCTTGGATCTCAAGGAGTACATTTCGAGATCTCCAGGCAGAAAGCTTGCCAATAACGTGGATTTTGTCCAGGCTGAATTTCCCTTCTTTTCAACTAGAGAAGTGTTTGATTCTGTTTTTATAGGAGGAACTCAAAACATTTGTGGAACCGTGAAACTTGCTCACTCCCTTTTAAGGAAGGGAGGTAGGATAGTTATTAACGCTTTCACGCTGGAGTCCTTAGGAGAAATCTCCAAAGCCCTGGAGGAAAATTTTCATGAGTTCGATGTAATTCAGATATTTGTAAGCAAAGCAGAAAGACTAGGAAAATACAGAGCGTTTATCGCAAGAAATCCAGTATATATCTTTTACGCCTCTAAAGATTGAGCCTTTGTTCTAACTTCCAATATTTCTCCTTTTTCAAGACCTTCGAGCACTTCCTTTCCCTTATCAGTTAGCCTGTACACCTTATGGGATCCCTTAGAGTAAATGGTTTCGACAAGTCCGATTCCCTCCAAGACATGGAATATTGCCAACACTTCATATCTTGGTAACCCAGTCTTTACCACTACCTCTCCAGGATTTAATGCGCCGTCCGAAATTGCCTCTAACACCAATTTTAGTTCATACATCAGTATCTGAGTTAATCTAAGAGCACTTATAAGCCGAAGGCCTGAAATTACTCTCGAGAACCTTTTGAAGTGTGAAGGAAAGGAGATTGTAAGTAGGTTAGATAGAGCCTACAAGATTAAATCTGAGGATTTCCTGGCGATAGAAATATGGGAGAAAACTAGGGATCCTTTCAAGGTCCTTATAGCGACCATTTTGACCCAGAATACCACAGATAAGGGAGCCAAGAAAGCGTACGAGGAACT from Metallosphaera sedula DSM 5348 harbors:
- a CDS encoding cobalt-precorrin-7 (C(5))-methyltransferase is translated as MDYQPGQRNSWPKIIGAGPGSPDYFTLKLVNNLRDARKIIATRRVLSAVRPFTHAELIELEEGSKFYSMIKNVEAEKGTLILSTGDPMIAGIGKFFPHNEIEPGISSIQKCASLIHREITNSAIISIRYGYNYEKVDAVLRLGLSVFLLPEPGLTVGDSLRKLLLYITRPEKMEVSVCLNLSLENERVINGKMLELTDLNDNGLKVIFISPSVN
- the upsX gene encoding protein UpsX; the protein is MKLPEIEFAESLFVPSGIDVSFMKNDERFILLTSALVQPRIEINDKVTVSSNLWKFQRGNHLVEIDGEKEKITKCEQEECTKAWSVHYVIVDGHESPILEFKNKFIFNGEEYSSFRRMLSLSFLAKRDKAVVFVAGKVFTHEGVKAIGFTRFGLSLVNNGFTTLYTWDGASKDIPVEGIVLRVQKGEVLYTDLRNRILSNDRIIGICNGIFDLISKGHGWILGSCNGVARYYFQGAWRDLETSIDVLKSDGSQNFLGIVSRRKALIFDQDLSLRYRFKESVLGIGLRKAVVFTGTKLFKLDLVNGYDPEISKFSEGVIIKYPAGYSLEKSEKLINVGSIVENGYVTETLEYLGDDGKEEIVISSEFLSLPLKVQLAVSPIKIMFYGKIYVAEQNGKTKNGDGNAILSGKIVLSRKPKAKLKLFISIESMSKDIEIDSNKVELYIPLRIGWHENDAIPVNFDLRLEGKSISKAQFIVPLIGVEKPKKARRIKIQKGHVILDVDRYEGEMFTWDNMRVIPTYNQPVMISHIFTTNSKNRLGKRINFSVKQGSVLIRAEDLIGDPKIEIEGNQLCVTPVVNLDTIIQVYYATHVYTGFRSKIIFPLDPAYNTILIRLFIGNTTMEKTFMFDSIRLGLITAVRSAKALSQTTETIGALPLSF
- a CDS encoding type II/IV secretion system ATPase subunit, with amino-acid sequence MSRTLLEEYNVMGSKVSIIDEDGQGLYIVEDPRISREESSAISSIMDEIYFSSTSVSDAENKLLEILKTKNISPELNEKILNIFKKRILYDEITVPVMDPEVEEIECMGPGLPLTVIHRKYSNYMRLYTNIVLPKEEDILRIIEKLAIKSSKSVNIARPYLEFSLPEGHRVAATVSNEISNPGSTFDIRKFPVSPISLIKLIKGNSLSVEIASYLWFLLDYKPFYLIVGSTGSGKTTFLNALLNFANPDAKILSIEDTPELNLSGKNWIRFFSRQSLVSTYDVTIGELSRLALRYRPDYLIIGEVRGKEIETLIHASSSGHASLSTFHGGKPSDVVTRIVSLLPKELAIMFLNNVWGFILVGRRVDENGRIIKAINAIYETQKINGKTKFRKIVWWSFKDKIYKPNNFSELLKISTKLKFISDSYGLSKSDILDELERRKNVIEKLIAENIADNEMIQAEIAKFYRERGLNVQSTI
- the upsF gene encoding membrane pilin protein UpsF, which produces MGRFLEFLDRTRYFPLLSTIHPFNLFLRLIRQNIEVYGGSISRVENLSNRSFLIFLISLSLIGILVWHMGIYFVPLLIIPVLVYLLPVIYILASKMEYLSRLNLELLPFSILLYLNASLGKGLYETFNDVNQSSLFIAFRKEFEIIQRYGIFHGKSFLDGIQRRIKNLRTGLIVKLYSSSLSGQFLGVTMGQRSLEFINDLLGNIREAFNNYVSKASEIVEVIFSIFLLVPLVAIGFQGLSSNNNGEILLIPLLFAPLIYLWISVSQPNMGIHVKIGKLQLVGLLLSTALLALPFNLLLRVGITFLATQLILFPSYLVIKRDESILADFPTILREIGDFTKLGYGIRASIQRINFDELGLHKPTVKFFDNVKKQIGMGNNIYFGSIQNEQVKFIVELLNILDRKGGEGVRVLQELSDMIYSITLSRTKLQRELSTFNILALITPVLFWFSTTSIETISSFSSSTLGLLNLGYSLTLSLLYTKLSKFTFLNPVVYISVTLISILLSILPPGLLS
- the upsA gene encoding pilin subunit UpsA — protein: MKQKKGVSSILGTILIISITLALGGLLYGYSKGLFSNLSTNENLYTQYDLLSSSNIGFLQYTLKNQGNVALHVEYIKIVGNNTSQEIPVNAVIEPGQEIQNISQVSNIIPGDYYSVIVVAQSPNGQLYDTVSNVLAVSQ
- the upsB gene encoding pilin subunit UpsB; the encoded protein is MRRAISKAVSEIFSTLIVALIVLAMSGPLFYFYHQISSTQKSTVNSVINNEILSSEMKIRIIKIGNFSNDIFLFNYGKINVHIESVIVDGKIIETNQELSAGTMISLSSLVGNVTVTGPLIINANGQYFIE
- a CDS encoding bifunctional cobalt-precorrin-7 (C(5))-methyltransferase/cobalt-precorrin-6B (C(15))-methyltransferase, with the protein product MFPLTDDSFFESDIPGPTRQEIRAVSISKLKVFPGCRVLEVGTGTGAIAVDLERFGCYVVSLDLKEYISRSPGRKLANNVDFVQAEFPFFSTREVFDSVFIGGTQNICGTVKLAHSLLRKGGRIVINAFTLESLGEISKALEENFHEFDVIQIFVSKAERLGKYRAFIARNPVYIFYASKD
- a CDS encoding phenylalanine--tRNA ligase subunit alpha → MYELKLVLEAISDGALNPGEVVVKTGLPRYEVLAIFHVLEGIGLVETIYSKGSHKVYRLTDKGKEVLEGLEKGEILEVRTKAQSLEA